From a single Calothrix sp. NIES-2098 genomic region:
- a CDS encoding N-acyl-L-amino acid amidohydrolase, with the protein MVSTFPNPAAVDLSHVRLSIRSLQAQLVEWRRRLHQKPELGFQEKLTAEFISQKLQEWGIEHQTGIAQTGIVAIVKGNKLTSEKVLAIRADMDALPIQELNQVPYCSQHDGVMHACGHDGHTAIALGTAYYLQQHREDFAGTVKIIFQPAEEGPGGAKPMIEAGVLKNPDVDAIIGLHLWNNLPLGTVGVRAGALMAAVELFNCTILGKGGHGAIPHQTVDSIVVAAQIVNALQTIVARNVNPIDSAVVTVGALHAGTAHNVIADTANMKGTVRYFNPAFAGYFQQRIEQIIAGVCQSHGASYDLEYVSLYPPVINDAGIAELVRSIAVEVVETPVGIVPECQTMGGEDMSFFLQEVPGCYFFLGSANPAKDLAYPHHHPRFDFDETALPMGVEIFVRCVEKFLN; encoded by the coding sequence ATGGTTTCTACCTTCCCAAATCCTGCTGCTGTTGACTTATCTCACGTCCGCCTCTCGATCCGGTCGTTACAAGCGCAACTAGTAGAATGGCGGCGGCGGCTACATCAAAAACCAGAGTTGGGTTTTCAAGAAAAACTCACAGCCGAGTTTATTTCACAGAAGTTACAAGAATGGGGTATTGAGCATCAAACTGGGATTGCGCAAACAGGAATTGTTGCGATCGTTAAAGGTAACAAACTCACTAGCGAAAAAGTTTTGGCAATTCGGGCAGATATGGATGCTTTGCCAATTCAAGAACTCAATCAAGTGCCTTATTGCTCGCAGCATGATGGAGTAATGCACGCTTGTGGACATGACGGACATACAGCGATCGCACTAGGTACAGCTTACTATTTGCAACAGCATCGCGAAGATTTTGCTGGCACTGTCAAAATTATCTTTCAGCCAGCAGAAGAAGGGCCGGGTGGTGCAAAACCGATGATTGAGGCTGGGGTACTGAAAAACCCTGATGTTGATGCCATTATCGGTTTACATCTGTGGAATAATTTGCCCTTGGGAACAGTAGGTGTGCGGGCTGGGGCGTTAATGGCGGCTGTAGAATTATTTAACTGCACAATATTGGGTAAAGGTGGACACGGCGCAATACCCCATCAAACTGTAGATTCGATTGTAGTTGCAGCCCAGATTGTCAACGCCTTACAAACCATTGTGGCACGCAACGTCAATCCGATTGATTCAGCAGTAGTAACTGTAGGCGCGTTGCACGCTGGTACAGCACACAATGTAATTGCTGATACAGCAAATATGAAAGGAACAGTTCGGTATTTTAACCCAGCTTTTGCAGGCTATTTTCAACAGCGTATCGAACAAATAATTGCTGGAGTGTGCCAAAGTCATGGTGCAAGTTATGACTTGGAATATGTGTCACTGTATCCCCCAGTCATTAATGATGCAGGTATAGCAGAATTAGTGCGATCGATAGCAGTCGAAGTAGTAGAAACTCCTGTAGGTATCGTGCCAGAATGCCAAACTATGGGTGGTGAGGATATGTCCTTCTTCTTGCAAGAGGTTCCTGGGTGTTATTTCTTTCTAGGTTCAGCCAACCCTGCAAAAGACTTAGCTTATCCTCATCATCATCCCAGGTTTGATTTTGACGAAACTGCCTTGCCAATGGGTGTGGAAATATTTGTTAGATGCGTGGAGAAGTTTTTGAATTAA
- a CDS encoding dethiobiotin synthase codes for MLNTLLITGTDTEAGKTVLTTALAAYWQKYFPGRNWGIMKPIQSGEGDREWYQKLFSLQQTAEEITPLYFQAPLAPPIAAAKENRQVDLAVVWQALSKLRSRHDFLLVESLGGLGSPITEELTVADLAGEWRLPTILVVPVRLGAIAQAVANVALARQTRVNLKGIVLNCVQPRSDAEIADLTPPELIQSLTNIPVLGCLPHLDNLTDLDKLAQAASDLDLGVIPEISRIKV; via the coding sequence TTGTTGAATACACTACTAATTACGGGTACTGATACTGAGGCTGGCAAGACTGTTTTAACAACAGCATTAGCAGCATATTGGCAAAAATATTTTCCTGGGCGTAACTGGGGAATAATGAAACCGATTCAATCAGGAGAAGGCGATCGCGAGTGGTATCAAAAGCTATTTTCGTTACAACAAACGGCTGAAGAAATTACACCTTTGTATTTTCAAGCACCGCTAGCACCTCCCATTGCCGCCGCTAAGGAAAACCGCCAAGTCGATTTAGCTGTAGTGTGGCAAGCTTTATCTAAATTGCGATCGCGTCACGATTTTCTCTTAGTAGAATCTTTGGGCGGCTTAGGTTCGCCAATTACAGAAGAATTGACAGTAGCCGATTTAGCCGGAGAATGGCGTTTACCAACAATTTTAGTAGTACCAGTGAGATTAGGTGCGATCGCTCAAGCAGTGGCTAATGTCGCACTAGCTAGGCAAACACGGGTAAATCTTAAAGGAATTGTTCTTAACTGCGTACAACCGCGTTCTGATGCAGAAATAGCCGACTTAACGCCACCAGAATTGATTCAATCGCTAACCAATATCCCTGTTTTAGGCTGCTTACCTCATCTCGATAACCTTACTGATTTAGATAAACTAGCCCAAGCTGCGTCAGATTTAGATTTAGGAGTAATTCCAGAAATCTCACGTATTAAAGTTTGA
- a CDS encoding phosphoesterase, with protein sequence MGTLNFDKLANENLLVRTIHSAVKGRARYKVKGLYGSESLKRYLGFRLSKAEGITQVSASTWTGNVLVIFHPDFSPNAIALLVQDIVRDYLKEVRKLTLETASINRGVEKAKNSLQTLKQANNQLILASGAIGTFALAAALLHRYNLDASILLAIQKLHTPLLDRFMLGITSLGDPLALVVICLGVEFYLRYHRRPYATRLGLATASAIGLNYLLKVVFGRARPALWERIIHVGQHSFPSGHAMVSMVIYGFICYVLTEQFPQWRKQISILSAVLILAIGFSRLYLGVHWPTDVLVGYAIGLAWLLICILTLEVQPKYLTSSN encoded by the coding sequence ATGGGCACTTTGAATTTTGATAAACTTGCCAATGAAAATCTTTTAGTCAGAACCATACATAGCGCTGTTAAAGGCAGAGCTAGATATAAAGTGAAGGGACTTTATGGTTCGGAAAGTCTTAAAAGATATCTGGGATTTAGGTTATCAAAAGCTGAAGGAATCACCCAAGTGAGTGCTAGTACTTGGACAGGAAATGTTCTGGTGATTTTCCATCCCGATTTTAGCCCAAATGCGATCGCTCTCCTCGTGCAAGATATTGTCAGAGATTACCTAAAAGAAGTCAGAAAACTAACGCTAGAGACAGCCTCTATTAATAGAGGAGTAGAAAAAGCTAAAAATTCACTACAAACGTTAAAACAAGCCAATAATCAATTAATTTTGGCATCGGGAGCAATTGGTACTTTTGCTTTAGCAGCCGCATTGCTGCACAGATACAATCTGGATGCAAGCATATTGTTAGCCATTCAAAAGCTACACACGCCACTTCTAGACCGGTTCATGCTTGGTATCACTTCTTTAGGCGATCCCCTAGCTTTGGTGGTGATTTGTTTGGGAGTAGAATTTTATCTCCGTTATCATCGTCGTCCCTACGCTACTCGTTTAGGTTTAGCTACAGCCAGCGCCATCGGCTTAAATTATCTGCTGAAAGTAGTTTTTGGTCGCGCGCGTCCAGCACTGTGGGAGCGAATTATTCATGTGGGTCAACATAGCTTTCCCAGCGGTCACGCAATGGTATCAATGGTGATTTACGGCTTCATTTGTTATGTTTTGACAGAGCAATTTCCGCAATGGCGCAAACAGATTTCAATCTTGAGTGCTGTCTTAATTTTGGCAATCGGTTTTAGTCGGCTTTACTTAGGCGTACACTGGCCTACTGATGTGCTAGTTGGCTATGCTATCGGTTTAGCTTGGTTACTTATCTGCATTCTCACGTTAGAAGTGCAGCCTAAATATCTAACTAGCTCTAATTAA